Within the Vagococcus carniphilus genome, the region GATACAACAACTCTTTCTGCACCATTAATGATAAATGTACCCATTTCAGTCATTAATGGGAAATCACCAAAGAATACTTCTTGTGATTTGATTTCTCCAGTTACTTGGTTGTCTAATCTTAATGTGACATGAATTGGCGCTGAATAGTTTGCATCATGCGCACGAGCTTCTTCAACTGTGTATTTCGGTTCTTTCATTTCATAATCTACAAATTCCAATGATAATTTATCGCTAAAATCTGTGATTGGTAAGATATCTTCAAACATTTCTCTTAAACCTTCATCTAAGAACCATTTGTAAGAATCTGTCTGAATTTCAATTAAGTTTGGCAGTTCCAATACTTCACTAATTCTTGAATAACTGCGTCTTTCTCGGTGTTTTCCGTATTTGACTACGTGTCCAACCAAATTAAGTCACCCCTTCTGAGTTTGCTTCAAAACAATCTTATATTACAAATGTTAAGTATTTGTTACAAAAACTGTAACAAACAGTTTTTAAGTAAAAAAAAACCAAAAATAGATGTAGAACATATCAGATATGGTCAGTCTATCTTTGTTTTTCCTTATAACTAAAGGAGTATGGACAATATTTCATACGCCTTTTCATTCATAAATATAAAACCTTCTGCAAATAATCATTTTAACGCCTCAGCGTCTTTTTGTCAACAACAAAAAAAGCCAGATCCCCACCTGGCTTCCTCCCCATTAATCCTTGTCCTCGTATCAACTCTCATTTCAACGTGACATATCATATAAAAAGCCCGACTTTCCATATGACAGGACTATAAGTTCCCGTTTCATGAGAAAAAGTAATAAATCTCCAAGTGGGCACTCTATCATTCCACATATTGAGAAGTTTCTGACAAAAAGAATTTATTCTAAAATCATCAAGTTGCTTAATTTTAAATACCGTCCCTTACAGATTCCCCTATCGATACTTAAAATAATCTAAAAAACTTTTTTTAAGAATAAGCTCTTTTCAAAAGAAGACCTTTTTTATCAAAAAAACAAAAAAGTAAATCACTTTTCAAACACAAAACACTAAATCGGAACTGCATAAATTATTATATTACATATTCTCACAAATAGTTGTCACAATTTTCCTATCAATAGGTAACATCTGAACATTGATATCTTTTAACAAACTTAGGCAATAGAGATAGAAGAGAACTTCACAATTTATTATTATTACTATAATAAAATAACAACAATTACTTTTCAATAGACTCCTTCATTAAACTGTTTTAACTTTTAAAAAGTTACAGATAATTTATAAAATGAATACGTTTTAAGTTTTTGTGATACTCTAATTGTGAAAACAAAAATGCACTACAAATATCTTATTGTTACTTTTTTCACAAAGTATTCTTTATATAAAACAAACCTATAATAAACAAAATATTTCTGTTAACTCTATTATAATGATTATAATAGCATGTTCTGTTGAAAGTCCAGTTATTGAGTTCCTATATAAAATAAAAAAGTAAGCGCATTAACGCCTACTTTTCGCTCACTATAATAAAATAGCCTTTTTCTTTTGCTACCACTTCTGCGTTACCAAAAATCTCTTCCATTTTTTTCTTTGCACTAGGAGCACCTTGTTTCTTTTGAATAACAATCGTTAGCGTTCCGCTTTTTACTAGTTTATCATAAGACTCTTCAATGATACCATGAACGACTGATTTTCCTGCCCTAATCGGTGGGTTACTGACAACTGCTGCAAAATCTGTTCTATCCACTTTTTCATAAATATTAGATGGGTAGATTGTCACATGTTTAATACCATTTAAATCAGCATTTTCTTTTGCCAATTCAACAGCTCGTTCATTAACATCTACCATTTCAACATGTCGACCAGTACTATGAGCTAAAGATAAGCCAATCGGACCGTAACCACAGCCAACATCTAAAATGTCACCTTCTGGTAAATTGGTATCGTCAAAAGCATCAATCAAGACTCTTGAACCAAAATCAACTGTGCCTTTTGAAAAAACATTACTGTCAGTGATAAATGTAAAGTTTTTTCCTCTTAAAGGAAATGTCCATTTTTTTCGGTCATGAGCAACTTCTGGCTGGTTCGTATAATAATGATTTCCCATTTTATTTCTCCTATCGGTTATTAATTGTTTGACTAATCAGTTGTCCAAGTAAATCGTAACCTTCATTTGAGAAATGAATACCGTCTCTTTGTAGATAAATCGACGGATCGACTTGTTGCATCTCTGAAAGCATATCTATATAGTCCAAGCGATATTTAGTCGTTAAATTTTGCGCAACACTGTTAAATGCTTTTAATTGGTCCATTGGTCTTTCATCTTGATAAATAGTTTGATCACAGAATGGAACACCAATTAATATAACTTTTGAAATACCTATTTCTTTAACTATTTCGTCTAAATTTTCTTCATATTCTTCTATAGAAAGCCCTGTCAAATTTGACACATCATTTGCACCAAAAAAGACTGTTACTATATCAGGATCATATTTTAAAACATGATCACTTAAACGGGCTCTTGCTCCTCTTGTTGTATCCCCTGGAATTCCTGCATTTATTATTTCAACGTCTTCAACTTGTGCCATTATTCGTTCGTTTAATCGAAAATCGGTTAAGCCATTTTCATAGCCAGCTGTAATGCTGTCGCCAAAAAGAATGATTTTTTTCATTTTTAAACCCTCTCTATTCTATCAAAATGAAGCATTTGTGATATAATCATTAAGACTTTAACATCATAGCACGAAATAAGGAGTTGTAAAAATGTTTATTGAGTTACCAAAAACAAAAAAATGCCGCGAATCGAGAATTATTCAAACGCACCGGGTTTTCCCTTCTGATTTAAACGCGTTTGGCGCACTTTATGGCGGTAAGTTGATGTCTTTAATTGATGACACAACTTCTATCTCTGCTTCAAGACACTGCAGAAGACCAAGTATGACTGCTTCTACCGACAAACTAGATTTTCTTCATCCAATTTATGAAAATCATTCTGTTTGTGTAGAATCTTATGTCTCAGGTACTGGTAAAAAATCAATGGAGATTTTTGCAAAAGTCTTAGGTGAAAACTTAGAAACAGGCGAACGCTACTTAGCTGCCACTTGTTTTATGACTTTTGTTGTCGTTGAAACAGAGTATAACTTTAAAGGCGTACCTGGCGTTATTCCAGAAACAAATGAAGAAAAAATGATTCATCAAGGATACGAAAAGAGACGTGCCATAAGAATGAAAGAATTAGAGCACAACAAAGACTTAGGCAATCATATCTCATTAAGTATTCCTTGGATGGATGGCTCTGATTTAGGAGAATAGCCATGGATGAGCGAACAAACTACTATCATTTAACTCGTGATGAGTGGCGAAGTTTTTATCGAAACGGAATCGCCCCTTTATCAGATACCGAATTGCAACAAATCAAAGGATTTAACGACCAGATTTCTTTGCAGGATGTCCAAGAGATTTATATTCCTTTAACTCATTTAATCCATATTTATATGAAAGAATATGATTCACTCCATTTGAGTAAGGGATTGTTCATGCAAGAATTTGCCCCACCAGCTCCTTTTATCATAGGAGTTGCTGGAAGTGTGGCAGTTGGGAAAAGTACAACCGCAAGACTCCTTCAGATGATGTTATCTAGAACATTCAAGCGACGTAACGTTCAACTTATTACAACGGATGGCTTTTTATATCCAACTGATGAGTTAATCAAACGAGATATTTTGGATAAAAAAGGATTTCCTGAAAGTTACGACATGGAAAGATTACTTAATTTCTTAAATGCCGTAAAAAATGGAGAAGATGATTTAAAGATTCCTAAATACTCTCATGAAATTTATGATATTATTCCTGATGAATTTGAGTTAATCACACAACCTGACATATTAATCGTTGAAGGAATCAATGTTTTACAGCTTCCTGCTAACCAACAAATCTATGTTAGTGACTTTTTTGATTTCTCTGTTTTTGTCGATGCAGAGCCTGATTTAATCGAATCATGGTACTTAGAACGCTTTGAAGCATTATTAAACCTTGCAAAAGATGACAAAACTAATTATTATTATGAATATGCGAATGGACCAAGAGATGCCGCTTTAGGTTTTGCGAAGAAAATTTGGCAAGATGTGAACTTAAAGAATTTAGAACAGTTTATTTTACCAACTAGAAGTCGCGCAGATGTGGTTATTCATAAAACAAATAACCATACTATTGATGAAATCTCTTTGAGGAAATTCTAAAAAATAAAAGAAAGATAGGGTGAAGCAAGTGACAAACACGTCAGATTTTAAAGACATGGAAAAAATCATTGTTTTGGATTTTGGTAGCCAATACAATCAATTAATTACACGCCGCATTAGAGAGTTTGGAGTTTTCTCTGAATTAATGAGCCACAAAATCACTGTGGAAGAAATCAAAGAAATTGCACCTAAAGGTATTATCTTCTCAGGTGGACCAAACAGCGTTTATGACGAAGAGAGTTTCTCAATTGACCCTGAAATTTTTGAATTAGGCATTCCTATTTTAGGTATTTGCTACGGTATGCAATTAATGACTCACAAATTAGGTGGCGTTGTTAAAAGTGCTGGAGCTCCAGAATACGGAAAAGCCATGATAGATGTTACTGATTCATCTACAAAATTATTTAAGAGCTTGCCTGAACATCATCAAGTATGGATGAGTCATGGTGACTTAGTAACAGAAGTTCCTGCAGGATTTGACGTTGTAGCGACAAGTGAAAGCTGCCCTATTTCAGCGATGGAAAACCAAGAAAAAGGCCTTTATGCCGTTCAATTCCATCCAGAAGTCCGTCACTCTGAACATGGTAACGACGTTCTACGTCATTTTGCTTTTGATATTTGTGGCGCTAAAGGTGATTGGTCAATGGAAAGCTTCATTGATGTTGAAATCAACAAAATCCGTGAACAAGTTGGCGACAAAAAAGTCTTGCTAGCTCTTTCTGGTGGTGTAGATTCAAGTGTCGTTGGTGTTCTTTTACAAAAAGCAATTGGCGATCAATTAACTTGTATCTTCGTAGACCACGGTTTATTACGTAAAGACGAAGGCGATCAAGTAATGGATAGTTTAGCTGGTAAATTCGGCTTAAATATCATCCGTGTGAACGCTAAAGAGCGTTTCTTAGGCAAATTAGCTGGCGTTTCTGATCCGGAAACAAAACGTAAAATCATTGGTAATGAATTCATTTACTTATTCGATGATGAAGCAGCTAAATTAGATGGTATTGATTTCTTAGCTCAAGGTACTTTATACACTGACGTTATCGAAAGTGGTACTGATACAGCTGAAGTTATTAAATCACATCATAACGTTGGTGGCTTACCTGAAGACATGGAATTCGAATTAATCGAACCATTAAATACTTTATTTAAAGATGAAGTACGTGCTTTAGGAATTGAGCTTGGCATGCCTGAATCATTAGTATGGCGCCAACCATTCCCAGGACCTGGATTAGGTATCCGTGTTCTTGGTGAAATTACAGAAGAAAAATTAGAAATCGTCCGCGAAAGTGACGCGATTTTACGTGAAGAAATTGCTAAAGCTGGCTTAGACCGCGACATCTGGCAATACTTTACAGTTCTACCAGGCATCCGCTCAGTAGGTGTTATGGGAGACGGTCGTACTTATGACTACACTGTAGGTATCCGTGCCATTACATCAATTGATGGAATGACTGCTGACTTCGCTCGTATTGATTGGGACTTATTACAAAAAATCTCAGTTCGTATCGTAAACGAAGTGGCTCACGTTAACCGTATCGTGTACGACATTACGAGTAAACCACCTGCAACAGTAGAGTGGGAATAATCGTTGGAGAGCTTGAAACCTTTATGTATCAATGGTTTCAGGCTTTTTTATTCTTAAATTGCGCTTTCATTGCACTTTTTGTTTCCTTACCTCTTTAGTAATCTACAGTGAACTGATTTTTAGGTGAAGTATCTAGGTTTTCTTTAGCTGGTTCAAAATCAAGAATACCATTTAATTTGTCAGCTACTTGGAAATTACTATTAGGATAAAGATGACCATAAGTACCTAGTGTGGTTTGAATATCTTCATGTCCAAGACATTCTTTAATGATTAATGGATTCTCTCCTATGCTAATCAAGAGTGACGCGTGAGAGTGTCTTAATCCGTGAATTCGAATACGATGTACTCCAGCTTTTTTGAAAAACGATCAATCGCATAAGAAAGTGTATGCTTTTGAGTTGGAATACCATTATAACTCATTACATAATGTGTTTTAACAACTTTTTGTTGCTCGTTATGCCATTTTTTTAACAGCAGTAGTGTAGTTTTATCTAAAACAATTTTTCGAGTACTCGCACTCGTTTTTGGTTCAGTAAAATAATATTCATTCTGGTTAAGGTAATTTCAGATTAATTCATCGACTGTTTGCTCAAATTGATAGGATACTAAAGATTAATAATTTAGATGTTATAACAGTCGATGTAGTTGAAGCTGCAAGAGACAGTTTAGTAATTGGTATATAAATAAAAAATGGCATTTTCTAATCTAGTAGAAAATGCCATTTATTTGTTGAAATATTGCCAAATAAAACTAAAATTGACACAGTGTACCCATAATAAGCAATTTGAGATAACTTTTCTTTTTTAGAACTAATGTATATTTCAGGAATATAACCCTCACCACTACTAGTAGGAATTCCTGATTGGATACAAAAAACTTTTTTCCCATCCATCTTTAAGACGTAGATTTGATGAGTCATAACATAACCAACATTCGGGCTGTGACCAGTGTAACTATATGAAGTCATTTCATTTAAACTAAGACTACTTGCCTTTACTGATACAGTACTAGTGAAGAATGTTCCTAGTAAAGTCATCAACACCATCAACACATTAAACCATTTTAATTTCATTATTATTTTCATTCCTTTCTTTACTTTAAGACACAAAAAAAGACATTTCCTATTTTTTTACTAGAAACATCTGTTTAGTGTGCTCTTATTTGTTTTTTCAGTATTCACATTATCATCACTCCTCTCTATAAAGTAATTTCAGAGCACGTACTTGGTTGTTAATCATTAGTAAATTTTCTTCAATTACCTTCAACTGTTCTAGATAAGGCTGTCTATCTCTTGGGTGGATAACCTTGGTTCTTTTGATAGATTCAAAATATTTAATAGTATCATTTAAACAATTAACAGCCAAATGACAAAAGGTCTGTTGAGCTGCTTTTTTTATTTCTGAATCTTGACTCATTTTGTTTTCTCCTTTCCATATACTTTAGCAACATTGGACAAAATAAAATCAGCACATGGTAAAACAATAGAATTACCTAATGCTTTATACCTGGCTGATTCACTAATTATTTTGTTATCATTTCCGTATTCCGTCCAACCTTCTGGTAGTCCCATTAATCGTTCACATTCAAGTGGTGTTAATCTTCTAACAAATCCCTCTGATTCCAAGCCATCATGCCAAAAAGCAAAAGTATCAACGGTACCAGCTAAGAGAGTGGGAAAAGGGTCAGTTGATCTGCCGAAGCTTGAGATAAACCCTTTTTTATTTCCTTCTTTAGCGTAGGTTCGCATTCGTCTTTCTTGAAAAGGGAAGATTTGTATGCTCCGCCTTGTCTCAATAGAAAGGATTCGATTGTCTTTGGTGGTGAACAACCTGCCTTTGTAGCTAGATTCAATATCCGACTGCATTCCTTCGGTGTTAAAAAGTATTTTTCTAGCACGGAACTTTCTAAAATCTGCGACGAGAAAGATTCTTCTACGACGTTGGGGCACACCCCAATATTGACTATCAAGGACTCGCCAACAGACATCAGCATTTCTCCCTCGCACCATTCCGGCGTTTGCCCATCTATGAGAGGGAGGAATTGGAACTTCGGTTTTAAGGAAGGATTCCAACACGGCTTTAAAATCCATTCGGTCATTTGATGAAAAAGCTCCCATGACGTTTTCCCAAATAGCGAGAGTTGGATAGTTTCCATCAGTAGCATTCCTCATTTCTTCAATTATTCTGATAGCTTCATAAAAAAGGTTCGACTTCTTACCAGCCAAACCTTCACGATTACCAATGGTTGATAGATTCTGACAAGGTGATCTGAAAGTAATCATATCAACTGGTGGAATAGAACTACGTTTTAATTTTGTTAAATCACCAAGATGAACCATATTTGGAAACTGACGTTTAGTAATTCTGATTGGGGCTTTTTCTATTTCACTGGCCCAAATTGGTGTGATGTTGTTTCTTATGGCAGCAAGAGGAAACACACCTATTCCATCGAATAAACTGCCTAGTGTTAAATTTGTTATTTGAATCAACTCCATTTAAAATTAATTTTCTACAAAAAAAAGACGCTTCCATATTATTAGAAACGTCTTTAAATATTTATAATTCAAAATTGATATCTTAATTTCTTATATATCTTTCTTACGTATAGATTTTTTATTCTCTCCAGTATAATTTCTTAGTGGAAAAATAATAGCACCAGCTATTGTAACAACTACGCTAAAATATTTTGAAATAGAAAAAATAAATTGAGACAAAGGTGCTATAACATTATTGATAGCATACTCAGAATTCTTTAAATTAATGGCATCTGTTTTCATATTAACGAAGCAGTTTATAAAGAAATTTCTTATATAAAAATATGAACATAAAACAATTATTGTAGGAAATAAAGTATACACAAATATAAAAATAATTCGCTGTGTAAAACTAATTTGATTTCTTTTTAATTTTGTTTGAGGTCGTTCATTATCTACTTCCTGACTTTTCTGTTGTTCGACTTGCTGTGCTTGTTTCTGTTCGTCTAGTTGTCGTTGTAATTGTTCTAATTTTTTTCTATTTTAGTTTTTTTTATTCTTATTTTTTCCCATGACAATCTCCCAAAATCATTATAACTACACTAAGTTTTATTTATACAAACATTAATAATTTAAAAATTTTATTTTAGCGTACCATTCTTTATACTTTTTAGAATTGATAATTGTATAAAAAGTTATAATTTACCAATCTTTGTCTTTTAAATATCTATTTTCAAACTCTATTTGTTCTTTATAAGAAGAAAGAAGTTTTCGATTTGTTAACAGGGTAAACATCCGAATTTTATGTTTTTCATTAATTAGTTTCCCTTTCATCTGAATACTATCAATAGGAAATTCATTTTCTTTCAAACCAAAATTTTCAAGGTTAAGTTTAACGTCTTCAGGTAAGTAAATAGAGTTATTTAATTCTGAGAGATTAATGAAACGATTTTCATTGATACATTTATTTATTTCATAAGATAATAAATCACTCAATCTAGATGGAGACTCATTTAAGAGCTCTGGCGAATGCCAGCCAATATCACATCCTGTTGATGAATATGAATAAAAATGTCTATAATCGGTCACAGGCTCATGCGGAACAATAGATACATGTTCCTTTAAATACGGAATATTCTTAACAAGAGAAATCCATTTATCACCATAATAATAAATGTTTTGTTTAGTAAATGGACTTTTCAAGAATCTAGTATGAACTGAAGATAGAGAAAAAGCTGTTGAATCGAATAAGCATTTATAGTATTCATCTTTATCCAAATGTAGTGGTGCGACATAAAAAGCTTGAGAACTAGGTTGATTAGCATACTTAAGCAGTATATTATGCTGAAAATCAGTTGCATTTTTAGCCATTTTTCTTAATTTAAAATATAGAGTAGGGTCGTCATCTAGACCTTTAACATCTCTAAATTCTCTAATATCTTCAAGTTTACTTCTATTTTTTCTAGCTGAGGCTGGAATGTCACAAATAGGCTTAAGACCTTCAGATTTTTTAAATTGAATAAAAAATGAAAACCCTGAATCAAAATATATTTTATCCGCACCAGTTAATTGTTCATCAATATCTAAAAGTCTAAATGGACTATTTTCAGAAATCCAACCAAAGTAATTTGCAACATCAGCTTCAATCTGTTTTTCTGAAAGATTACTTTTTATTTTATACATGTACATACTCCTAACAAAAAATATTTTATTTCAATAATTAAAACACTTATCATTCAATATAAACCAAAAATATATAAAAGTCTAATTAATATCAATATAGAACTATTCATTATATTTACTAATCATTAACCAGATTTTAAGTAACATATTATCATTTTTATCCTTTAATAAATATCACTAGGAACAAAAACATTCAAACAACTACTAATGAAACTTGGTAAGTGATACTGTAACTTTATTAATAAAAAAAGATACTAAATTCATAATGTTTTTATTGAATATTGAAATTAAACTAATATTAAAAAAATTAACAATTATATCTGATTAGCTTCACCATACACTTTATATTCCACACATTGAAAGAAAAGTTTAGAAAACCGGCATTATTTTCTGAATTAATATAAGTACTAGTTTGTGATTTATTATATTGATTCTAACTCTTTTACCGTTACTAACTATATGTTCATCTGCTGAATAAAATAAAAAAACACTTCAAAAAGTGTTTTTATTACTATTTTTTATTTCAAAATAGCACAATTGATTTGTCTTATGCATTGATGCAAAAAAATTCACATTATAAAGCAACACATAGTTATTAATAACTCATTAGATTTATCATCTTATCTTTGTCAAAATTTTTTATCTATCTATTTTTTTAATAAGCATCTAAATAGAATCTAGGGCAGATGCATACGCAAGAATATCTAACGCAGTAACAGTACCTTTCTTGCGTAACATTTCATGAAATTGAATAAAGAAGTAAATTAACGATTCATCTTTAGTACTTGATTGGAATTTACTATTTTCAAACGTAAATGTACCTGCATCTAAACTGCATCCAATTTCTATAACTGATTCCTCATTTTTCTTTAAATTACTATATAAAGAGGTACTATTCATTCCGTCTTTCCAATCACATCTAGTTGTCAGAATACCCGCAATAATTGATTTAGGTGGATTTCCTTTTTGAACGCCACCTGCATGATATATATCTGCTGAAGTTCTTTTAAGATTTCGCACACTCTTAGCCTTGTTTGAGGCATAGGTTAGATGACTAGAATTTAATACTTGTTTGACTTCAAAAACAGCATAAACACTTTCTGCTGGAATATATTTGGCACTGTTATGTTCAAACACCATAGGACAATATTGCCTATCATAAACGACTATGTCAATTTGATCACTAGTATTTCCCTCATGATCTATTACAATTGCTTTATCAGATTTATATCTTTTTGGTAGATATGTTTTAAAAAAATCTAACCAACTATCTTCTGTAGCTTCTCCTTTTGTTCCAGAATGAGTAACAGCATCTAAAGTCTTAAGATTAAAAATCATTTCTTGTTGCATGTTATAAAATAATTCTTTAATATCAACTTTTCCCATATGATCAATCCTCCCACTTCAATTCAGCGTTTTCAAAATATCCATTTTTCAAAAAACATGTTACTGAAGCTTCTATTTCTTGATTTGAATCAAGCTTTACAATTAATAAGATTAAAAAATTCGCATCAGGTATTTTGAAATTTATCAAATCATTCATTGTGGAAATATCTGTCTGACTCGGATGAACTTCAAATAATGGATGAGAGTGCCACTCACCAATATAATTAAATCTAGAATACTCATGATTTGTTCTCTTAAAAAAATTATGAAAATATCGATTTAATCCTATTGTCCACTCTCTTACAAAAAAAACTTTTGTACCACTTCTTTTCTGAGTTGTTAATTCTTTGATTTTGAATGAATTATTACCAATTTTTTCAGCTAACAGTGTCCCACCAATTTCATTTTCACCATTTGAAATTAGTTGCTCTTTAATCAGTATTTTTATATTACTTGGTATTATTATTTTTAGCATCTTTTTC harbors:
- a CDS encoding class I SAM-dependent methyltransferase, with amino-acid sequence MGNHYYTNQPEVAHDRKKWTFPLRGKNFTFITDSNVFSKGTVDFGSRVLIDAFDDTNLPEGDILDVGCGYGPIGLSLAHSTGRHVEMVDVNERAVELAKENADLNGIKHVTIYPSNIYEKVDRTDFAAVVSNPPIRAGKSVVHGIIEESYDKLVKSGTLTIVIQKKQGAPSAKKKMEEIFGNAEVVAKEKGYFIIVSEK
- a CDS encoding SGNH/GDSL hydrolase family protein, with the translated sequence MKKIILFGDSITAGYENGLTDFRLNERIMAQVEDVEIINAGIPGDTTRGARARLSDHVLKYDPDIVTVFFGANDVSNLTGLSIEEYEENLDEIVKEIGISKVILIGVPFCDQTIYQDERPMDQLKAFNSVAQNLTTKYRLDYIDMLSEMQQVDPSIYLQRDGIHFSNEGYDLLGQLISQTINNR
- a CDS encoding acyl-CoA thioesterase — encoded protein: MFIELPKTKKCRESRIIQTHRVFPSDLNAFGALYGGKLMSLIDDTTSISASRHCRRPSMTASTDKLDFLHPIYENHSVCVESYVSGTGKKSMEIFAKVLGENLETGERYLAATCFMTFVVVETEYNFKGVPGVIPETNEEKMIHQGYEKRRAIRMKELEHNKDLGNHISLSIPWMDGSDLGE
- the coaA gene encoding type I pantothenate kinase, whose product is MDERTNYYHLTRDEWRSFYRNGIAPLSDTELQQIKGFNDQISLQDVQEIYIPLTHLIHIYMKEYDSLHLSKGLFMQEFAPPAPFIIGVAGSVAVGKSTTARLLQMMLSRTFKRRNVQLITTDGFLYPTDELIKRDILDKKGFPESYDMERLLNFLNAVKNGEDDLKIPKYSHEIYDIIPDEFELITQPDILIVEGINVLQLPANQQIYVSDFFDFSVFVDAEPDLIESWYLERFEALLNLAKDDKTNYYYEYANGPRDAALGFAKKIWQDVNLKNLEQFILPTRSRADVVIHKTNNHTIDEISLRKF
- the guaA gene encoding glutamine-hydrolyzing GMP synthase, which encodes MEKIIVLDFGSQYNQLITRRIREFGVFSELMSHKITVEEIKEIAPKGIIFSGGPNSVYDEESFSIDPEIFELGIPILGICYGMQLMTHKLGGVVKSAGAPEYGKAMIDVTDSSTKLFKSLPEHHQVWMSHGDLVTEVPAGFDVVATSESCPISAMENQEKGLYAVQFHPEVRHSEHGNDVLRHFAFDICGAKGDWSMESFIDVEINKIREQVGDKKVLLALSGGVDSSVVGVLLQKAIGDQLTCIFVDHGLLRKDEGDQVMDSLAGKFGLNIIRVNAKERFLGKLAGVSDPETKRKIIGNEFIYLFDDEAAKLDGIDFLAQGTLYTDVIESGTDTAEVIKSHHNVGGLPEDMEFELIEPLNTLFKDEVRALGIELGMPESLVWRQPFPGPGLGIRVLGEITEEKLEIVRESDAILREEIAKAGLDRDIWQYFTVLPGIRSVGVMGDGRTYDYTVGIRAITSIDGMTADFARIDWDLLQKISVRIVNEVAHVNRIVYDITSKPPATVEWE
- a CDS encoding thioester domain-containing protein, producing MKLKWFNVLMVLMTLLGTFFTSTVSVKASSLSLNEMTSYSYTGHSPNVGYVMTHQIYVLKMDGKKVFCIQSGIPTSSGEGYIPEIYISSKKEKLSQIAYYGYTVSILVLFGNISTNKWHFLLD
- a CDS encoding DNA cytosine methyltransferase, translated to MELIQITNLTLGSLFDGIGVFPLAAIRNNITPIWASEIEKAPIRITKRQFPNMVHLGDLTKLKRSSIPPVDMITFRSPCQNLSTIGNREGLAGKKSNLFYEAIRIIEEMRNATDGNYPTLAIWENVMGAFSSNDRMDFKAVLESFLKTEVPIPPSHRWANAGMVRGRNADVCWRVLDSQYWGVPQRRRRIFLVADFRKFRARKILFNTEGMQSDIESSYKGRLFTTKDNRILSIETRRSIQIFPFQERRMRTYAKEGNKKGFISSFGRSTDPFPTLLAGTVDTFAFWHDGLESEGFVRRLTPLECERLMGLPEGWTEYGNDNKIISESARYKALGNSIVLPCADFILSNVAKVYGKEKTK
- a CDS encoding DUF6602 domain-containing protein — encoded protein: MGKVDIKELFYNMQQEMIFNLKTLDAVTHSGTKGEATEDSWLDFFKTYLPKRYKSDKAIVIDHEGNTSDQIDIVVYDRQYCPMVFEHNSAKYIPAESVYAVFEVKQVLNSSHLTYASNKAKSVRNLKRTSADIYHAGGVQKGNPPKSIIAGILTTRCDWKDGMNSTSLYSNLKKNEESVIEIGCSLDAGTFTFENSKFQSSTKDESLIYFFIQFHEMLRKKGTVTALDILAYASALDSI
- a CDS encoding Mov34/MPN/PAD-1 family protein, yielding MLKIIIPSNIKILIKEQLISNGENEIGGTLLAEKIGNNSFKIKELTTQKRSGTKVFFVREWTIGLNRYFHNFFKRTNHEYSRFNYIGEWHSHPLFEVHPSQTDISTMNDLINFKIPDANFLILLIVKLDSNQEIEASVTCFLKNGYFENAELKWED